A DNA window from Callospermophilus lateralis isolate mCalLat2 chromosome X, mCalLat2.hap1, whole genome shotgun sequence contains the following coding sequences:
- the Usp51 gene encoding ubiquitin carboxyl-terminal hydrolase 51, producing the protein MAQFREASLSSSSVARWTSGGGGGASQEQGVEKAGKMEAEALGAAMVYAVQEAEEMKLEPWQENKPASEGNLTWSDIGGDEKVLPSTPPCCHSSSSPVCPRRKPRPRPQPGSRSRGRHGLLAPPPPPARPPPPPPLPPSRPPTWRRSRRRSRPGSRPQTRRSCSGDLGGSGDQGGLGDWLLEVDFDHGPTGCSHVESFKVAKNWQKNLRMIYQRFVWSGTPETRKRKAKSCICHVCSTHMNRLHSCLSCVFFGCFTEKHIHKHAETKQHNLAVDLYHGVIYCFMCKDYVYDKDIEQIAKETKEKILKLLTSTSTDISYQQFMSSGVGEKQSTSESKEEEPKLVKPKKKRRKKSVYTVGLRGLINLGNTCFMNCIVQALTHIPLLKDFFLSDKHKCIMTSPSLCLVCEMSSLFHAMYSGSRTPHIPYKLLHLIWIHAEHLAGYRQQDAHEFLIAILDVLHRHSKDDSVEQEASNPNCCNCIIDQIFTGGLQSDVTCQTCHSVSTTIDPCWDISLDLPGSCATFSSQSPERADSTVSRDDRIPGIPSLTDCLQWFTRPEHLGSSAKIKCSSCQSYQESTKQLTMKKLPIVACFHLKRFEHVGKQRRKINTFISFPLELDMTPFLASTKESRMKEGQPSSTDCVPNENKYSLFAVINHHGTLESGHYTSFIRQQKDQWFSCDDAIITKATIEDLLYSEGYLLFYHKQGLEKD; encoded by the coding sequence ATGGCCCAGTTTCGAGAAGCTTCCCTGTCCTCCAGCTCCGTGGCCCGTTGGACCtctggaggtggaggaggagcctCTCAGGAGCAGGGAGTCGAGAAGGCGGGGAAAATGGAGGCGGAGGCGCTGGGGGCGGCGATGGTTTATGCGGTCCAGGAAGCAGAGGAGATGAAGCTGGAGCCGTGGCAGGAAAACAAGCCTGCATCCGAGGGGAACTTGACGTGGAGCGACATTGGCGGCGACGAGAAGGTGCTCCCTTCAACCCCCCCTTGCTGTCACAGCAGCTCCTCGCCCGTTTGTCCGCGCCGCAAGCCCCGCCCTCGGCCCCAGCCCGGGTCCCGCTCCCGAGGCCGGCACGGGCTCTtggccccacccccacctccagcGCGGCCCCCACCACCGCCTCCACTACCCCCGTCACGTCCCCCGACCTGGCGCAGATCCCGGCGTAGGTCCAGGCCTGGGTCCAGGCCCCAGACGCGGAGAAGCTGCTCTGGTGACCTAGGCGGTTCTGGGGATCAAGGTGGCTTAGGGGACTGGTTACTGGAGGTTGACTTTGATCATGGTCCTACAGGCTGCTCTCATGTGGAGAGCTTTAAAGTAGCTAAGAACTGGCAGAAGAATCTGAGGATGATCTACCagcgttttgtttggagtggaaccCCAGAGACTAGGAAACGTAAGGCAAAATCATGCATTTGTCATGTATGTAGTACTCATATGAACAGACTCCACTCTTGTCTCTCCTGTGTCTTCTTTGGCTGCTTTACTGAGAAACATATTCATAAACATGCAGAAACAAAACAGCACAATTTAGCTGTAGACCTCTATCATGGAGTTATATATTGCTTTATGTGTAAGGATTATGTATATGACAAAGATATAGAACAGATTGccaaagaaacaaaagagaaaattttgaaattattaACTTCCACCTCAACAGACATTTCTTATCAACAGTTTATGTCATCCGGGGTTGGAGAGAAACAGTCAACCTCTGAATCAAAGGAAGAGGAACCAAAATTGGTGAAAcccaagaaaaagagaaggaaaaagtcAGTGTATACTGTAGGCCTGAGAGGGCTAATCAATCTTGGAAACACCTGTTTTATGAATTGTATTGTTCAGGCACTTACTCATATTCCTCTCCTGAAAGATTTCTTCCTCTCTGACAAGCACAAATGTATAATGACAAGCCCTAGCTTGTGTTTGGTCTGTGAAATGTCTTCTCTTTTTCATGCTATGTACTCTGGGAGCCGGACTCCTCATATTCCTTATAAATTACTGCACCTAATATGGATTCATGCAGAACATTTAGCAGGGTACAGGCAGCAGGATGCCCATGAGTTTCTTATTGCAATATTAGATGTGCTACATAGACACAGCAAAGATGATAGTGTTGAGCAGGAGGCCAGTAACCCCAACTGCTGTAATTGTATCATAGACCAAATCTTTACAGGTGGCTTGCAGTCAGATGTCACATGTCAAACCTGCCATAGTGTCTCCACCACCATAGACCCATGCTGGGACATCAGTTTGGACTTGCCTGGCTCTTGTGCCACATTTAGTTCCCAGAGCCCAGAGAGGGCTGATAGCACGGTGAGCAGGGATGACCGCATACCAGGAATCCCCTCACTAACAGACTGCTTACAGTGGTTTACAAGGCCAGAGCACCTAGGAAGCAGTGCCAAAATCAAGTGCAGTAGTTGCCAAAGTTACCAGGAATCTACCAAACAGCTCACAATGAAGAAGTTACCCATTGTAGCCTGTTTTCATCTCAAACGGTTTGAACATGTAGGCAAACAGAGGCGAAAGATTAATACTTTTATCTCTTTTCCATTGGAGCTGGACATGACTCCATTTTTGGCCTCTACTAAAGAGAGCAGGATGAAAGAAGGCCAGCCATCATCAACAGATTGTGTGCCCAATGAGAATAAGTATTCCTTGTTTGCAGTGATTAATCACCATGGAACTTTGGAAAGTGGCCACTATACCAGCTTTATCCGTCAACAAAAGGACCAGTGGTTCAGTTGTGATGATGCCATCATCACCAAGGCTACCATTGAGGACCTACTCTACAGTGAAGGGTATTTGCTGTTCTATCACAAACAGGGTCTAGAGAAAGACTAA